The following nucleotide sequence is from Zea mays cultivar B73 chromosome 1, Zm-B73-REFERENCE-NAM-5.0, whole genome shotgun sequence.
GAGAGACCGAAGTCGTGCAGGGTATGGAAGACGGAGTCGAAGAGGGCTCAAGTGCCCCAAAGGCACGAGCTGCGACATCGGGGCGATGGATGAGTGACCTGCGGGGGGAATAAACAAAGGTGGCTagacaggaggagccacaaggtcaGCATCAAATAAACTTGCCAAGTAAGAGCTCAAGGTGGAAGCAGGATTCATCAAAAATGACATGGTGAGAGATAATGACATGATGGGAGGAAATATCATAACACTAATACCCCTTATGATCGGGAGACTACCCAAGGAAGGCACAAAAAGACGATCGGGGTGCAAGCTTGTGCGGATCAGTGGCCGAGAGGTTGGTATAGCAAGCACATTCGAATGCACAAAGGTGATCATAGGAGGGAGGAGTACCAAAGAGAGCAAGGTGGGGAGTGGGAGCACTAATCGCCATGGTGGGAAGGCGATTGAGCAGGTAGGTGGCGGTGTGCAGCGCCTCAGCCCAAAAGCGAGCGGGGACCGAGGCCTGGAACTCCAGGGAGCGCATGATGTCGTTGGTGGTCTGAATCATGCACAACCTTGCCATTTTGGAAAAAGTGTAGGGGCCAAACATGCGAAGCTGAACACCGTGAGTGAGAAAGGAGCGGGAGGTAGAGTTATCAAACTCGCGCCCGTTGTCACATTGAATAGCCTAAATAATGCGACCGAATTGAGTAAACACCCAGGCAAAAGTGAGAGATAGTCGTGAAAGCATCGGATTTCAAGCGCAGGGGAAAGTCCAGGAGTAATGCGAGAAATCATCGACAATAACCAAGTAGTACTTATATCCTGAAACACTGATTACAGGAGAGGTCCACAAGTCACAGTGAATGAGAGCAAAAGGACGTACAACCTGAGAGGTAGAGGAAGAGAAAGGAAGGCATCCATGATATTGAGGGAAAAGAATCACATAATTACAACATCCCATAGGGTTAGTACATAAAGCACAAGGGGCAAAATCCAAAAGTATAACAGTTACAGTTAGATTAAGTTAAGAACACCAAATTGGCAAGTTAAATGGTACCTGAAAGCACTCGCAGTATTTTTTAAGACAAGAAGACTTCCTGCAATTGCATCCTCTTTTATGTCGAGCAGAAGCAGGAGTTTTGTTAGAATCATCCTATAATGAGCGGGATGCCATGAGCAATagtgaaaaaaataaaaatgcaACTAATAGGATCTGTTCTTCTTAGTTCTTACCCCAAATTCTAAAACAGTCCCATATGTATGAGTGACTGTTGGAGCAAATGCTAGAGGATTATGAGATTCAGTCCGCTTGCGAGTACAAGAAACTAGTTCCTCATGTGCATGATTATTGGAACAGCCTTGACATGAGCACAAGCTTGAACAATAGACTTTTGCAGCGAAACATGGACAATAACTGCATAAGAAATGACAAAGGATGGTCATAATCTCAAATATCATAAGAAATTTGTATAGTACATTTGGTTCTTTCAAAAACACAAAAGTAAGAGAATCTGCTGCAGTGCTTCCATTGCATTGACTAGTAGTTTATGTTCACCCTTCAGATGTTAAAGCATTGCACGTTAAAAGAAACACAGGGAAACAAAACCAATGAACTGTTCTCGACAGTAAATAATTAAACCAATGCAACAATCAATTTTACTTTATACAAGTTTTTTCCTAGAACGCGTAGGAGAGTTGTGTGCCATTATATTAAGACTTTTATATGAGGAAGTTTCAATTGCATAATTTACCAACAGGCATGAAACATATCGAATGTGTAGACATGTCTGAATTTTGAAGGCTGCTTGAAAATTTATCAAGTTTAAGTTTTAATGATTATTACCAGAACATAATAATAGAATACAAAAGTGCAAGGGGACTTTCACTATTACCAATCTAGAATTCCTCTGCGTACTGCCCTACTCAATATATAAGCAACAATGCTAGTTGAAACCACAATTATGAATTGGTAACCTCAAGAAATATTGGTCATGATGATACAAAAAAATGAGGAAAACCCATAATTTCTCCTACATCGCAAGCTGGAAAACCCAGCTTGCTCAAATGGCACAAACATAGTCTAAATATTACTCAGAAGGAAGGTTGAAACCCCATTATCttaaacaacaacaaagcctcttttagtcccaagcaagttgtgtAGGCTAGAGTTAAACCCAACAAAACCAACAAGTCAAGGTTCAGCACATAGATAGTTGTTTTCCGTGCATTATTCAAGGCTAAATATTTGTGTGTCTATGTGTGTGTCTATATCACCTAGGGTGATAGACCAGGGGTCCATCACCTGGACCACCCTAGCGCGCCCGTGTCCCAGCCCGACCGAGCCGCCCCCCGCGCCCGCTCGCGTCCCCCGGCTGACCGAGTGAGCCGCCTCCCATACGCGCGCTACCGCGAGTCGAGCCGCCTCCCACATAAGAGCCAAGTCGAACCAGTTATTTACCGTGAGCCAAGCCACCTCTCGAATGACTTAACGCGCTCAAAATGATCTAATGTTTTCTTTACGCTTAATAACTTAATGTTGCCCATAATGAGTGAACTAAAAACAAGGAATGTCTGAGAAAACATTCGAGTACTAAAAACGTGCGCGCAGATGAGGGCCGCGGCGGTTAGGGATGACCGCGACGATTGCTGAGGGTGGGGGAGGGCCGCGACGGCGGCTAGAAAATTAGGGAAACCCTAATCGTAACCTCCTCTGATACCATGTTACTAACCTTGGGATTGACAATAGATGATTAGTCACTAAGGACtatagttatatatatatataggcagtaggtctgggcctaatgggccttaacaGGAACATCCCAAGTAGAACATTATCATATTGCCTGCTTCAAATGCATTTGATATCCTCACGGTCAAAGATAAAGAGTACATGGGAAAATCTGTATATTGCAAGGAACCTTACAGTTTTAAGCATTTTGACCTTCTACAGTTACAATGTCTGCAAGATTCACCATCATCTTTTTGTAATTTGCGCCTGCAAAAGTACTCCCAAAAGTCACCATCAACAGAGAAACTCTAGATAAAAAGAGAGTGAGATAGGCATATATTAATTAACCTTTTCTTCTTGTGAATTTGTTGGCCAGACTTGTCAGCATTAGGCATGGTTTTCTGAGAAGAGTAATTGTCAACATGAGTGAACACCTCACTGCCATAAAGAACGGTCTCACTGCCAGGAATTACTGTTGCTGGACTAGTTTGTTCAGATAACAGTGGATGATTAATTGTGAGTGGCATGTCTGATAAATTCAAGGCAACGGTATTCAGATGCAAACCAATACCAGGCAATGCACACAGAGCAGGATCTACAGGATTCAGATAGTTGTTGCCACATATACTCGCAGGATTAATATCTGAGATATTTTGCATACTCTTATTAGATGTCCCTGACTTGTCATTAAAAAGGCTGCACCTATGCGTACCATATTGATGCTGTGATAAGGCCTGCGAGATGAAAACAAATTGTCATGTTTTATGACAAGAGCATCAAATAGGAAAACAAAACATAAAAGGCACTGCAGTCAAAACAAGGTGTCTCGTCCGTGGAGGGAAAAACcaccctcccggtattatatattaagaagagaccgaaacatggtcccggCCGATAAAATCTCCGAACCCTGGCCCCATCACTAGCGGGCCATCATCGCCCACTCTGCAACGGTCCAGCCGGAGGGTggcgcgcaggacgtaacccgggaGCGGGCGGGGCAAAGCGAGAGGATTTTTTTAACTAAGCCAAAAATTCGCCCCCGAGGGGGATCGAACCCGGGACCTGGAGGTGgtactcggaagccttaaccattacgctagaagCCCTTTCGCCAGTCAAAATAAGGTGTCACATCTACTTTTTTTACATTAGATGCAATTTAGAAGTTTTGAACACTTAAACTATACAGTCTCTGTCTAGTTAATATAACCAGAATGAAAGACCAAATTTGGTATCAGAGAATTAATCAAATTACAGAGGAAAAAACATGTTCACTATCAATCAGACTTCAGACCTAAATTATATTAGAAAGGAAATACTAAAATTATTGATGGCATCAAGAAATTCTCCATTACCGTGCCATCAATGGAAACTTTGGATGTGTCCAAAATATAGTCATTTGAATCCAACTGGTTTCGAATAATAGCAGGGAGCATTTCTTGGTCATGATTTATTGTAACACCTGCTGCAGCATCAGCATAGTAAACATGAGTGCCATCAGCAGCACTCTGGATATAAGAACCAAATTGCTCAACAAAATCTTCTCTTCGTGAATCCTCCAAATTTTCTTGATCCACTGCCAAGGATGTGCTAGATATGATACTATCACCTTTTACCTTCCAACTCTGTTGCTGTGCTTCTAAGGCCAGATCTGATATTGATATGACACTATTACCAGTACCACAATGTGTGATCAAGTGATTTAAACTGCATGGTGCTAGATCATTGCTATCCTGTTTGGCCAGCTCATTCTCCTGAACATTTCTTCCAGAAGTCGATGAGTCCATTTGGTCAAAGCCATTCTGATCAGAGCATGTGCTTGATGGCTTTACATGTTCCACATCTGCAGTATGATTTGGTTTGCCATCAATATCTTGTTTATTGGCATCTCCTAAAGTTTCACTACCAAATAAGGTGGACTGAAGCCATTTGCTTGGTGAATTTGTTGCATCCTCAAAAGGAGTACAAGTTTCTGGAGCAAGTGCTGCGGATCCAGACAGTTCAATGCAGCTAGAAATCCCCATCATGTAAAGACTGTATTAAGTTTAAATGACAAAAACACATATATCAGAAACAATAATAGAAGATTTACCTGATTGTGGATTTAGATTCCTTTCGTGGATTAACTTGGGGCGAGGTGAAAATTGAAGAAACAGGTGCTAAGTTTGATGACTTGAATAGCTGGACACTTTGTGTTGAACCTAAAGGCTTCGGTGGTGCTATGGGAGATAGACTATCAACGAAATCGAAGATAGGAGAGTCCTGTAAATGTAAAACCTTAGAAACTCAAGACTCAAAAAACTTAACCATGAAATAACAATCTTACTAGTACGTGCAATGCTTGTGTATTACGACGACACACAGTCATATTTGATAATATTGGTTGGGGTAGACCGGACTCTACAAGCAGTGCAAGCGAGGGCCTAATATTGCTAGTAGATCTAAAGCAGGCACTTTCAACATAAAGCacccacataaaacctatttactcACATGATTTGCATTTGTAGGAGATAGCGGTCATAATCCGTTTCAATATGAAAATTCATACGCTGACGAACTAGACAGCAGTCAATGCACAGATAGGAGAAGAAGAGCAACAGCTGCACGACACGGATCTAAACCTTAAGTTTCAATAGAAAGAGCTGCATTTCCAAACAATTTGCAGAGTCAATTAACCGAAACATCCCCTCCTGGCTCCTGAAACACAACTAAGTCACTTCCGATTGTGCCGCCAGAACCCTATAAATAATTCGTAGGAGCACTGAAAGTTTCAAAAACTGAAAActgtgagaaatgctttgattcgCGCGGTGGACCACCAAAATGCAAGGCAATGTCCCACATGACCACATACATCAGTGGAAGGGAAAACACTAGTTCTGAGACCGGAGACTGCAGAAGCATGGAAAAAATTCTATGCAGTCATCAAGTCATGCAAACCGTTTACATGACAATGCATGCATCAATCGCGGTTCATCCTAAACCCTAACCTCCCCCATAAAGACGAAGCCCAAAACTCGAACCGATGAACCCAGCGAAATTGGCCATTACAGACAACATGAAGTAACCCGGGAAGACGAGctaacaaaaaaaaaaaaaaacggcTTGCATATGTCAATCGTCAGCCCACCCGTAACCCGTGGA
It contains:
- the LOC103643707 gene encoding protein tesmin/TSO1-like CXC 2 — protein: MDASDSPPSGRPSSSAVALYGDSPIFDFVDSLSPIAPPKPLGSTQSVQLFKSSNLAPVSSIFTSPQVNPRKESKSTISCIELSGSAALAPETCTPFEDATNSPSKWLQSTLFGSETLGDANKQDIDGKPNHTADVEHVKPSSTCSDQNGFDQMDSSTSGRNVQENELAKQDSNDLAPCSLNHLITHCGTGNSVISISDLALEAQQQSWKVKGDSIISSTSLAVDQENLEDSRREDFVEQFGSYIQSAADGTHVYYADAAAGVTINHDQEMLPAIIRNQLDSNDYILDTSKVSIDGTALSQHQYGTHRCSLFNDKSGTSNKSMQNISDINPASICGNNYLNPVDPALCALPGIGLHLNTVALNLSDMPLTINHPLLSEQTSPATVIPGSETVLYGSEVFTHVDNYSSQKTMPNADKSGQQIHKKKRRKLQKDDGESCRHCNCRRSKCLKLYCPCFAAKVYCSSLCSCQGCSNNHAHEELVSCTRKRTESHNPLAFAPTVTHTYGTVLEFGDDSNKTPASARHKRGCNCRKSSCLKKYCECFQSGVGCCISCRCMSCKNSFGKREGVLLLTTEKLEKGGKAKGTHGEEDKLAFGKHHVVSQSGDIPAYENPLVTPLLETYRSPFLLPSTCSKLPPPTAGCSYGLHNPRPPMKSDVLFSPLEDVLHNPAEMVLGNGFSDTQEVGSSCTTSVKVVSPNKKRVASLQIGTALSPIGSSSRKLVLKSFPSLTGDADSEPH